A genomic segment from Candidatus Borkfalkia ceftriaxoniphila encodes:
- a CDS encoding vWA domain-containing protein: MRKNFTEIIFILDRSGSMGGLEKDVIGGFNAFIEKQKEQKVEGAVTLVLFDDKTETVFDRENLRTTPRLGEDKYYVRGSTALYDAVGRTVAEAGQKLAALVESERPDRVIVAVTTDGFENASREYTQKRVRGMIEHQKQKYNWEFLFLGANIDAEQVAGGIGIGRERAANFAASAEGVQYTFDSVAKAVCMMRAGETVSEEWKAGEKKGAPKRPAVRAKILPLMVCPKKDK, translated from the coding sequence ATGCGCAAAAATTTTACGGAGATCATTTTCATTCTCGACAGGAGCGGCTCGATGGGCGGGCTCGAAAAGGACGTGATCGGAGGTTTCAACGCTTTTATCGAAAAGCAGAAAGAACAAAAGGTTGAGGGCGCGGTCACGCTCGTGCTTTTCGACGATAAGACTGAGACGGTATTCGATCGCGAAAATTTACGGACGACGCCCCGCCTCGGCGAAGACAAATACTATGTGCGCGGCAGTACGGCGCTGTACGACGCAGTGGGGCGTACCGTGGCGGAAGCGGGGCAAAAACTTGCCGCGCTCGTCGAGAGCGAACGGCCCGACCGCGTGATCGTCGCCGTCACGACGGACGGTTTCGAAAACGCCAGCCGCGAATATACGCAAAAACGAGTGCGCGGGATGATTGAGCATCAGAAACAGAAATACAACTGGGAATTTCTCTTTCTGGGCGCGAATATCGACGCGGAGCAGGTCGCGGGCGGAATCGGGATCGGCAGAGAGCGCGCGGCGAACTTTGCGGCGAGCGCGGAGGGCGTGCAGTATACGTTCGACAGCGTGGCCAAAGCGGTCTGTATGATGCGCGCTGGCGAAACCGTTTCCGAAGAATGGAAGGCGGGTGAAAAAAAAGGCGCTCCCAAGCGTCCCGCGGTACGGGCGAAAATTCTTCCGTTGATGGTATGCCCGAAAAAAGACAAATAA
- a CDS encoding GNAT family N-acetyltransferase, with product MIREITRNDRDSFLRLSDEFYKSEAVLHDIPAAYHEAAFDELMRSKEYASAYMIEWEGEIVGYLLTAKTYSREAGGLVLWLEEMYMRPAYRSKGLGKEAFAFIEALAARENIRRLRLEVEEDNVRARSLYERLGYRPLEYGQMVKELG from the coding sequence ATGATAAGAGAAATCACCCGAAACGACCGCGATTCATTTTTGCGCTTATCCGACGAATTTTACAAGTCGGAAGCGGTATTGCACGATATTCCCGCCGCTTATCACGAGGCGGCGTTCGACGAACTGATGCGCTCGAAAGAGTACGCGTCGGCTTATATGATAGAGTGGGAGGGCGAGATCGTCGGCTACCTGCTCACCGCCAAGACCTACTCGCGCGAGGCGGGCGGGCTCGTTTTATGGCTGGAAGAAATGTATATGCGTCCCGCATACCGCAGCAAGGGATTGGGGAAAGAGGCGTTCGCCTTTATCGAAGCGCTCGCCGCGCGCGAAAATATCCGCCGCCTTCGTCTGGAAGTGGAAGAGGACAACGTGCGCGCGCGTTCTCTCTACGAGCGGCTCGGCTATCGGCCTCTCGAATACGGACAGATGGTGAAAGAACTCGGATAG
- a CDS encoding MFS transporter, with the protein MKKLGVNHTLGACYIGYITQAIVVNFAPLLFVTFVADYNISLTLIGAMITVNFGVQLLVDLASSLFVDKIGYRPCLFAAHGFACVGLLLLAFLPDLLPVPWAGLFIASAVYAVGGGLLEVLVSPVTEALPFEDKKAKMSLLHSFYSWGQMAVILLSTLFFAIFGIGNWRILACIWAAVPLLNGVYFLFVPIYKLVEEGESQPVRQLLSTKKFWFFAILMVCAGSAEQAISQWASAFAESGLNISKTLGDILGPCAFALCMGVSRVLFSKFGERIPIRTALLIAGTGCIAGYAMCVFSPAAALALVGCGVVGFFVGIMWPGVFSFAARECPKGGTAMFAFFALAGDVGCSLGPTAVGALSDTFGSISFGLGAGALFPVLAVAVIFFSKTGKRKQDDLPQILK; encoded by the coding sequence ATGAAAAAATTAGGCGTCAACCACACGCTCGGCGCGTGTTACATAGGCTACATCACGCAGGCGATCGTCGTCAATTTCGCACCTCTCCTGTTCGTCACCTTTGTGGCGGATTACAATATCAGTCTGACGCTCATCGGGGCGATGATCACCGTCAATTTCGGGGTTCAACTGCTCGTCGATCTCGCGTCGTCGCTGTTCGTGGATAAGATCGGCTATCGGCCGTGCCTCTTCGCCGCGCACGGCTTTGCCTGCGTCGGGCTTCTGCTTCTGGCCTTTCTTCCCGATCTTCTGCCCGTGCCGTGGGCGGGACTGTTTATCGCCTCCGCCGTTTATGCCGTCGGCGGCGGACTGTTGGAAGTGCTCGTCAGTCCCGTGACGGAGGCTCTGCCTTTCGAGGATAAAAAGGCGAAAATGAGCCTTTTGCATTCCTTTTACAGTTGGGGACAGATGGCTGTCATTCTGCTTTCCACGCTGTTTTTCGCAATTTTCGGCATCGGGAACTGGAGGATACTCGCCTGTATCTGGGCGGCGGTGCCGCTCTTGAACGGCGTGTATTTCCTCTTCGTGCCCATTTATAAACTGGTGGAAGAAGGGGAGAGCCAGCCCGTGCGGCAACTCCTGTCCACCAAAAAGTTTTGGTTTTTCGCGATCTTAATGGTATGCGCGGGCAGCGCAGAACAGGCAATCAGCCAATGGGCGTCCGCGTTTGCGGAATCGGGACTCAACATTTCCAAAACGCTGGGAGATATTCTCGGGCCGTGCGCCTTCGCACTTTGCATGGGCGTGTCGCGCGTGCTGTTTTCCAAATTCGGGGAACGCATCCCCATCCGCACGGCGCTGCTCATCGCGGGTACGGGCTGTATCGCGGGATATGCGATGTGCGTCTTTTCGCCCGCGGCGGCGCTTGCGCTCGTCGGGTGCGGCGTCGTGGGATTTTTCGTTGGCATCATGTGGCCGGGCGTGTTCAGTTTCGCCGCCAGGGAGTGCCCGAAAGGGGGTACCGCCATGTTCGCCTTTTTCGCCTTGGCGGGCGACGTGGGCTGTTCTCTCGGTCCCACGGCGGTGGGCGCGCTGTCCGATACGTTCGGCAGCATTTCCTTTGGGCTGGGTGCGGGCGCGCTGTTTCCCGTACTCGCCGTTGCCGTGATCTTTTTTTCCAAAACGGGAAAAAGAAAGCAAGATGATCTTCCGCAAATTTTAAAATAG
- a CDS encoding MATE family efflux transporter: protein MNTDLTVGKPWKVLLKYILPLLGSAVFQQLYTLADTVIAGKFAGRSALAAIGASTAIVNILMAIALGANAGCAVLVSRCFGAKENAKVKSSVYTGLIAFGAFSVLLMTAGLASCAPILRALKTPSNVLDASVVYLNIYYMGLPFLILYNLGTGIFSALGDSRTPFYFLVFSSVTNVILDYFMVRPWGIAGVAWATFIAQGAACLLTLFAVFLRLKKIKTEEKPKIFSGALLKMLLLLALPVALQNSFVSVGNLIVQVKINGYGDAVMAGFTAGSKLMIFCTTCFCTCANGLTNFVSQNYGAHEFTRIKRGFYAELVISTLLVAAFFAAVFSFAEPLVKLFLSEEEDTAKTLEAGVQFVRIVSPFFFAVNVKVSADAAVRGSGGNAGFMVSTFTDLLLRVAFAFILTPSMGFAGVCWAWPVGWTLSTFVALAYYFRRPCLKKSYIAASGR from the coding sequence ATGAATACCGATCTTACGGTGGGAAAACCGTGGAAAGTCCTTTTAAAATACATATTGCCGTTGTTGGGCAGCGCCGTCTTTCAGCAACTTTACACGTTGGCGGATACCGTCATCGCGGGGAAATTCGCGGGGAGATCCGCGCTTGCGGCGATCGGCGCATCGACGGCGATCGTCAATATCCTGATGGCGATCGCGCTCGGCGCGAACGCAGGCTGCGCGGTGCTTGTCTCCCGCTGTTTCGGGGCAAAGGAAAACGCCAAAGTCAAATCATCCGTCTATACGGGGCTGATCGCTTTCGGGGCGTTCAGCGTCCTGCTCATGACGGCGGGGCTCGCCTCCTGCGCGCCCATTCTGCGTGCGCTCAAAACGCCCTCGAACGTGCTCGACGCGAGCGTCGTGTACCTCAATATCTACTACATGGGATTGCCGTTTCTCATCCTGTACAATCTCGGAACGGGTATCTTTTCCGCGCTGGGCGACAGCCGCACGCCCTTTTATTTTCTCGTGTTTTCGTCTGTGACCAACGTGATATTGGATTATTTCATGGTGCGGCCGTGGGGGATCGCGGGCGTCGCGTGGGCGACGTTCATCGCGCAGGGCGCGGCGTGTCTTCTGACGCTGTTCGCGGTTTTTCTGCGCCTGAAAAAAATCAAAACAGAGGAAAAACCGAAAATATTTTCAGGAGCGCTCTTAAAAATGCTGCTCCTTTTGGCGCTTCCCGTGGCGCTGCAAAACAGTTTCGTTTCGGTGGGGAATCTCATCGTGCAGGTCAAGATCAACGGCTACGGCGATGCGGTGATGGCGGGCTTTACGGCGGGTTCTAAACTGATGATCTTCTGCACCACCTGTTTCTGCACGTGCGCCAACGGGCTGACCAATTTCGTTTCGCAAAATTACGGCGCGCACGAGTTTACTCGCATCAAGCGCGGATTTTACGCGGAACTCGTCATTTCCACGCTGCTCGTGGCTGCGTTTTTCGCGGCGGTGTTCTCGTTTGCGGAACCGCTCGTCAAACTGTTTTTATCGGAAGAGGAGGATACCGCAAAGACTCTGGAAGCGGGCGTGCAGTTTGTCCGCATCGTATCGCCCTTTTTCTTCGCCGTGAACGTCAAAGTTTCGGCGGACGCGGCGGTGCGCGGGAGCGGCGGCAACGCGGGCTTTATGGTCAGCACTTTTACCGATTTGCTGCTGCGCGTCGCGTTCGCGTTTATATTGACTCCGTCGATGGGATTTGCGGGCGTATGCTGGGCGTGGCCCGTCGGCTGGACGCTCTCGACGTTTGTCGCGCTCGCCTATTATTTCCGCCGCCCGTGCCTGAAAAAGTCTTATATCGCGGCAAGCGGCAGATGA
- a CDS encoding DUF5677 domain-containing protein, whose protein sequence is MANFLEQMESNIFDAQITRLARKTGKTPDKEFMRAMYYRVKERYKEELQKRKIVLRQLDAVRLDEIVSYVFYYHLFHTAHLPQPLVAQLEGDENYRGFLVRDVAVYMVINEHLNVEKLSNTSEYSPEIAAYNMACSYSLFVLGSFRGENRRMNGINNLFKKAMITIKSVISLLAGGNSCDAVILWRHLHELECVLLVLNNADDEMFFKYIKHMEYFNMEGSPNGEELQKRLSEECKQYGVKERNAFINYGWLLYVPGFKEEVGKEYRLNFKEGLQRLAGQGGRHPAYASASKILHPSAWVVTIRDDKFYKFTLFELYRSLTNIVEQIKLYVARYRESSIKASECDNYLKSIDGYMNIIVRNNKIIAVKYPD, encoded by the coding sequence ATGGCCAATTTTCTCGAACAGATGGAATCGAACATTTTCGACGCGCAGATCACCCGCCTCGCCCGCAAGACGGGCAAGACGCCCGATAAGGAATTTATGCGCGCCATGTATTACCGCGTCAAAGAGCGATATAAGGAGGAACTGCAAAAGCGCAAGATCGTTCTCCGCCAACTCGACGCCGTGCGTCTGGACGAGATCGTGAGTTATGTGTTCTATTATCATCTTTTCCATACGGCGCACCTGCCGCAGCCGCTCGTCGCGCAGTTGGAAGGGGATGAAAACTACCGCGGTTTTCTCGTGCGCGACGTGGCGGTGTACATGGTCATCAACGAGCACCTCAACGTCGAAAAACTTTCCAATACTTCCGAATATTCCCCCGAGATCGCCGCGTACAACATGGCGTGCAGTTATTCGCTCTTCGTGCTCGGTTCGTTCCGCGGCGAAAACAGGCGCATGAACGGGATCAATAATCTCTTCAAAAAGGCGATGATCACCATTAAAAGCGTGATCAGCCTGCTTGCGGGCGGCAACAGTTGCGACGCGGTCATTTTGTGGCGGCATCTCCACGAACTTGAATGCGTGCTGCTCGTTTTGAACAACGCGGACGACGAAATGTTCTTCAAGTACATCAAGCACATGGAATATTTCAATATGGAGGGCAGTCCCAACGGAGAAGAACTGCAAAAGCGCCTGTCTGAGGAATGTAAACAATACGGCGTGAAGGAACGGAACGCCTTTATCAATTACGGCTGGCTTTTATACGTGCCCGGATTCAAGGAAGAAGTGGGCAAGGAATACCGCCTCAATTTCAAAGAGGGCTTGCAGCGCCTTGCGGGGCAGGGAGGCAGGCATCCCGCCTATGCGAGCGCAAGCAAGATCCTGCACCCCTCGGCGTGGGTCGTGACCATCCGCGACGACAAATTTTATAAATTCACGCTGTTCGAATTGTACCGTTCGCTCACGAATATCGTGGAGCAGATCAAACTTTACGTCGCACGCTACCGCGAAAGTTCAATCAAAGCGTCGGAATGCGACAATTATTTGAAGAGCATCGACGGCTATATGAACATCATTGTCCGCAACAATAAGATCATCGCGGTCAAATACCCGGATTGA
- a CDS encoding TIGR03905 family TSCPD domain-containing protein, translated as MFTYNTKGTCSRQIIFDVDGENKIHNVKFIGGCSGNLQGISKLVEGKSIDEVETSLRGIKCRANTSCPDQLAEAIRLYKARALRKESEEMGF; from the coding sequence ATGTTTACGTACAACACAAAAGGAACCTGCTCGCGCCAGATCATTTTCGACGTGGACGGGGAAAACAAAATTCACAACGTCAAATTCATCGGCGGTTGCAGCGGCAACCTGCAAGGCATTTCCAAACTCGTGGAAGGAAAGAGTATCGACGAGGTCGAAACTTCTCTCCGCGGCATTAAATGCAGGGCGAATACGTCCTGTCCCGACCAACTCGCGGAGGCGATCCGCCTGTACAAAGCGAGAGCCCTTCGCAAAGAAAGCGAAGAAATGGGATTTTAA
- a CDS encoding DUF4364 family protein: MQIQGETSINKLILLFVFDKMESALSERTLVDMCATSNDWINYMDCVMMISQLLEDGFICTVETNDDTLYTITPDGRSCLANFYINIPKSVREEIAVFVKNNSAKYRNRQECKSDYYQNKDGTYTVFLRILAPAQPMLELKFVVPDRKTAQNIYKKWELKAADVYAVIYENLVD, encoded by the coding sequence ATGCAGATTCAAGGCGAAACGTCCATCAACAAATTAATACTCCTTTTCGTCTTCGACAAAATGGAAAGCGCCCTTTCGGAAAGGACTCTGGTGGATATGTGCGCCACCAGCAACGACTGGATCAACTATATGGATTGCGTCATGATGATATCCCAACTTCTCGAAGACGGGTTCATCTGCACGGTCGAGACCAACGACGATACGCTATACACCATCACTCCCGACGGAAGAAGTTGCCTTGCGAATTTCTATATCAACATTCCCAAGAGCGTGCGCGAAGAGATCGCCGTGTTCGTAAAGAACAACAGCGCCAAATACCGCAACCGTCAGGAATGCAAATCCGATTACTACCAGAATAAAGACGGCACGTACACCGTGTTTTTACGGATATTAGCGCCGGCGCAGCCCATGCTGGAACTGAAATTCGTCGTGCCCGACCGGAAAACAGCGCAGAACATCTATAAAAAATGGGAATTGAAGGCCGCAGACGTCTATGCGGTGATCTATGAAAATTTAGTAGATTAA
- a CDS encoding HPr family phosphocarrier protein has product MKSVKISLQMAQNVKEFVKIVQDYPYEIDLKSDKYVVDAKSILGIFSLDLSKPLVVEIHADDCQDLIDELKKFA; this is encoded by the coding sequence ATGAAATCGGTTAAAATTTCTCTCCAAATGGCGCAGAACGTGAAAGAATTCGTGAAGATCGTGCAGGACTATCCTTACGAAATCGATTTGAAGAGCGACAAGTATGTTGTCGACGCCAAGTCCATCCTCGGTATTTTCAGCCTTGACCTTTCCAAGCCTTTGGTTGTGGAAATTCATGCGGATGACTGCCAGGATCTCATCGACGAACTCAAAAAGTTCGCGTAA
- a CDS encoding NUDIX domain-containing protein, whose product MSFSETCVKSNVVYNGKIVKLHCDEASLPNGKLCTREYVEHGGGSCVLFVKDNKILLVRQFRYPYGEELWELPAGKLNAGEDPENTARRELEEETGYIPEELSLMQVMYPSPGYTNEKIYIYRAVRARAGAVHLDEDEFLNSYFVPVEEVREMIARGEIRDAKTIVGVQGYLLSGK is encoded by the coding sequence ATGAGTTTTTCCGAAACCTGCGTCAAAAGCAACGTCGTTTACAACGGAAAAATCGTCAAACTGCACTGCGACGAGGCGTCGCTGCCGAACGGCAAACTTTGCACCCGCGAATATGTGGAGCACGGCGGCGGTTCGTGCGTGCTGTTCGTAAAAGATAACAAAATTTTATTGGTGCGTCAGTTCCGCTATCCTTACGGGGAAGAACTTTGGGAACTGCCTGCGGGCAAACTCAACGCGGGCGAAGATCCCGAAAATACCGCGCGGCGGGAGTTGGAAGAGGAAACGGGGTATATTCCCGAAGAACTTTCCCTCATGCAGGTCATGTATCCCTCGCCCGGCTACACCAACGAAAAAATTTATATCTACCGCGCCGTGCGCGCAAGGGCGGGCGCCGTGCATCTGGACGAGGATGAATTTCTCAATTCTTATTTCGTGCCCGTGGAAGAGGTGCGGGAGATGATCGCGAGAGGAGAGATACGCGACGCGAAGACGATCGTCGGCGTGCAGGGTTATCTTTTGAGCGGCAAATAA
- a CDS encoding chorion class high-cysteine HCB protein 13, whose translation MNCFGPCGDNTCLWILIILLIICCCGTSFIENICNSCYLPVILALLYCVCKKGGLSHLFGGCGCGCK comes from the coding sequence ATGAACTGTTTCGGACCTTGCGGCGATAACACTTGCCTTTGGATTCTCATTATCTTACTCATCATCTGCTGCTGCGGCACCTCTTTCATCGAAAATATCTGCAACAGCTGCTATTTGCCCGTGATCCTCGCGCTCTTGTATTGCGTATGCAAGAAAGGCGGACTGTCTCATCTCTTCGGGGGATGCGGCTGCGGTTGCAAATAA
- a CDS encoding ECF transporter S component: MKKKAFFTSRNITFLAVLLALVIVLQIFGGYIKIGPVNFTLTLVPIVLGAVMLGPLAGLILGFAFGLVTLINGVVGNDVFTFYLFSQQPVFTTVLCFVKAIAAGLAASYAYRLIVKKNQYAAVFTAAIVAPVVNTGLFILGGLMMSGTIAGFMQSVGNTASVVYFLIIGCAGINFLVELGLNLVAAPALYRVSGLFIKSPAAEDTDENPLSEPRKIG; the protein is encoded by the coding sequence ATGAAAAAGAAGGCTTTTTTCACATCCCGCAACATCACCTTTCTGGCGGTCTTGCTGGCACTCGTCATCGTATTGCAGATCTTCGGCGGCTATATCAAGATCGGCCCCGTGAACTTTACGCTCACGCTCGTGCCCATCGTTCTGGGCGCCGTCATGCTCGGCCCGCTTGCAGGGCTGATTCTCGGCTTCGCGTTCGGACTGGTCACGCTGATCAACGGCGTCGTCGGCAACGACGTGTTCACCTTTTATCTCTTTTCGCAGCAACCTGTCTTCACGACGGTCCTCTGCTTTGTCAAAGCGATCGCGGCGGGGCTGGCTGCAAGTTACGCGTATCGGCTCATCGTAAAGAAAAATCAGTACGCGGCGGTGTTTACCGCGGCGATCGTCGCGCCCGTCGTGAATACGGGGCTGTTCATTTTGGGCGGACTGATGATGAGCGGCACGATCGCGGGATTCATGCAGTCGGTCGGAAATACCGCGAGCGTCGTGTATTTTCTGATCATCGGCTGCGCAGGGATCAACTTTTTGGTCGAACTCGGCCTCAATCTGGTTGCCGCGCCCGCACTTTACCGTGTGAGCGGACTGTTTATAAAATCGCCCGCGGCGGAGGATACGGATGAAAATCCGCTTTCCGAACCGCGCAAAATCGGATAA
- a CDS encoding type III pantothenate kinase encodes MILCIDVGNTNIKYGIFDGDKLAVSFRVATDLKRTSDEYGTKLVDMLAVKGIRAEQIHGAIVSSVIPSLNYTISHMCSGYLDIDPILVGPGTKTEHNLRVDNAREVGADRIVNDVAAIRKYGAPVVVIDFGTATTFNIINENREFIGGVIAPGIRGSMDSLVNSTAKLPRVEIEIPKSVIGKNTTTNMQAGIVFGFAGLVDYIVRKIKREMKCPDMQVVATGGFSEIIASEISCIDHVDKLLTLQGLKYLYDLNTEGKR; translated from the coding sequence ATGATATTATGTATAGACGTGGGTAACACGAACATAAAATACGGTATATTCGACGGGGACAAGCTGGCGGTCAGTTTCCGCGTTGCGACGGATCTGAAACGCACGTCGGACGAATACGGCACCAAACTTGTCGATATGTTGGCGGTCAAAGGGATCCGCGCCGAACAGATCCACGGCGCCATCGTATCGTCCGTGATTCCCTCGCTCAACTACACGATATCGCATATGTGTTCGGGATATCTGGACATAGACCCCATTCTGGTGGGGCCCGGAACGAAAACCGAACACAATCTCCGCGTGGACAACGCGCGGGAAGTCGGCGCCGACCGCATCGTCAACGACGTCGCCGCCATCAGAAAGTACGGCGCTCCCGTGGTGGTCATCGATTTCGGCACTGCTACGACGTTCAACATCATCAACGAAAACCGCGAGTTCATCGGCGGCGTCATCGCCCCGGGGATCCGCGGCTCGATGGATTCTCTCGTCAACAGCACGGCGAAACTGCCGCGCGTGGAGATCGAGATCCCCAAGAGCGTCATCGGTAAGAATACGACGACCAACATGCAGGCGGGCATCGTATTCGGGTTCGCGGGGTTGGTGGATTATATCGTGCGGAAGATCAAAAGAGAAATGAAGTGCCCCGATATGCAGGTCGTGGCGACGGGGGGATTCAGCGAGATTATCGCGTCGGAAATTTCCTGCATCGACCATGTGGATAAACTGCTCACTTTACAGGGCTTGAAATACTTATACGACTTAAATACGGAGGGTAAGAGATGA
- a CDS encoding homoserine dehydrogenase — translation MKSVGVAILGLGVVGSGTYKILRDHREFYKETQDVDISVESVLEINKQKALALGIEESRISDNIAEVVSNPNVDIVVEVIGGVEPARTFVLAALHSGKSVVTSNKELFCKYWHELERAAKRTNAGLYFEASCVGGVPIIRTLIDGMQANHIRTLKGIINGTTNYILTRMAKEGLGYQEVLKDAQALGYAEANPAADVEGYDAAYKLSILSSLAFHKKVPLDKIYREGITSVDRKDIKYGAELGYTLKLLAIGKNGEEGIEARVHPAFVKNKHPLASVNGSFNAVYLQGDSVGDIMLYGRGAGDMPTGSAIVSDVIYAATHSDVKYSTFKNSAGAEKGVRFVNDFRSRYYIRFTARDKAGVLAKVAGIFAKFNISIVDLIQKGEEQDNVPIILVTHETGEMSLRRAVEKIRALEDVVEVNSVIRVED, via the coding sequence ATGAAAAGCGTAGGCGTTGCGATACTGGGATTGGGAGTCGTGGGGAGCGGCACGTATAAAATACTGCGCGACCACAGAGAATTTTATAAAGAGACGCAGGACGTGGATATCAGCGTCGAGAGCGTTTTGGAGATCAACAAACAAAAGGCGCTCGCGCTGGGCATCGAAGAGAGCCGCATTTCCGACAATATCGCGGAAGTCGTCAGCAATCCCAACGTGGATATCGTCGTGGAAGTCATCGGCGGGGTAGAACCCGCGCGCACTTTCGTTCTGGCGGCGCTGCACAGCGGCAAGAGCGTGGTGACTTCCAACAAGGAACTGTTTTGCAAATACTGGCACGAGTTGGAACGCGCCGCAAAGCGCACCAACGCGGGGCTTTATTTCGAGGCGAGTTGCGTGGGCGGCGTGCCCATTATCCGCACGCTCATCGACGGGATGCAGGCGAACCATATCCGCACGCTCAAAGGCATCATCAACGGCACGACCAACTACATCCTCACGCGCATGGCGAAGGAAGGGCTCGGTTATCAGGAAGTTTTGAAGGACGCGCAGGCGCTCGGCTATGCCGAGGCAAATCCCGCCGCGGACGTGGAAGGATACGACGCCGCCTATAAACTCTCAATTTTGTCCAGCCTTGCCTTTCATAAAAAAGTGCCGCTCGATAAAATTTACCGTGAAGGGATCACTTCCGTCGACCGCAAGGATATCAAATACGGTGCGGAGTTGGGATATACTTTAAAACTTCTCGCCATCGGCAAAAACGGGGAGGAGGGCATCGAGGCGCGCGTGCATCCCGCGTTCGTCAAGAACAAGCACCCGCTCGCCTCCGTCAACGGTTCCTTTAACGCCGTCTATCTGCAGGGCGACAGCGTGGGCGACATCATGCTCTACGGCAGGGGCGCGGGCGATATGCCTACGGGCAGCGCCATCGTTTCCGACGTCATTTACGCCGCCACGCATTCGGACGTAAAATATTCTACGTTCAAGAATTCCGCGGGCGCGGAAAAGGGCGTGCGCTTTGTCAACGACTTCCGTTCGCGCTATTATATCCGCTTTACCGCGCGTGATAAGGCGGGCGTGCTCGCAAAAGTCGCGGGTATCTTCGCGAAATTCAATATCAGTATCGTAGATCTCATACAAAAGGGCGAAGAACAGGACAACGTGCCCATCATTCTCGTCACGCACGAAACGGGCGAAATGTCGCTGCGCCGCGCGGTGGAAAAGATACGCGCGCTCGAAGACGTCGTAGAAGTGAACAGCGTCATCCGCGTCGAGGACTGA
- a CDS encoding ATP-grasp domain-containing protein, producing the protein MKGIVLLNAYTKSAGANRQASRIAEELNALGVQTEMRLNGAFDADIFSSRVRLAQKPDFVVYLDKDKYLSRLWEKEGVRLFNSADGVEVCDDKMLTYIALANGGVEIPDTLPAPLCYYPDARVREEYCRVVEERLGYPLVVKKSFGSWGMDVNLIQNFAELTKIAEEYKLFPHLYQKYIAAKRGEDTRVLVIGGKAVAAMRRRNDGDFRSNIELGGRGYPAEITKSYREISERAARLLSLDYCGIDLLEGEDGRPIVCEVNSNAFFNEAEKVTGVNIAGAYAAHIAREMKKN; encoded by the coding sequence ATGAAGGGAATCGTTTTGCTCAACGCCTATACGAAGTCCGCAGGCGCAAACAGGCAGGCGTCGCGCATTGCCGAAGAATTGAACGCGCTCGGCGTGCAGACGGAAATGCGACTGAACGGCGCTTTCGACGCGGATATTTTTTCTTCCCGCGTCCGTCTCGCGCAAAAACCCGATTTCGTGGTCTATCTCGATAAGGACAAATATCTTTCGCGCCTTTGGGAAAAGGAAGGCGTGAGGCTCTTCAACAGCGCCGATGGCGTGGAGGTGTGCGACGACAAAATGCTCACCTATATCGCCCTGGCAAACGGCGGCGTGGAGATCCCTGATACGCTACCCGCGCCCCTCTGTTATTATCCCGACGCGCGCGTGCGAGAGGAATACTGCCGCGTCGTGGAAGAGCGACTGGGCTATCCCCTCGTCGTTAAAAAGAGTTTCGGCTCGTGGGGGATGGACGTCAACCTCATACAAAATTTTGCGGAACTTACAAAGATCGCGGAGGAATATAAACTTTTTCCCCACCTGTATCAGAAATATATCGCCGCAAAGCGCGGGGAAGATACGCGCGTTCTCGTCATCGGCGGCAAGGCCGTCGCAGCCATGCGCCGCCGCAACGACGGCGATTTCCGTTCCAACATCGAACTCGGCGGGCGCGGCTATCCCGCCGAGATCACAAAGTCGTACCGCGAAATTTCCGAAAGGGCGGCGCGACTTTTGTCGCTCGATTACTGCGGCATCGATTTGTTGGAGGGGGAGGACGGCAGACCGATCGTCTGCGAAGTGAATTCCAATGCTTTTTTCAACGAGGCGGAAAAGGTGACGGGCGTCAATATAGCGGGTGCCTACGCCGCGCATATCGCGCGCGAAATGAAAAAGAACTGA